The Armatimonadota bacterium genome window below encodes:
- a CDS encoding Mrp/NBP35 family ATP-binding protein, whose protein sequence is MPLSESLVLDALKVVMDPDLHRDIVTLGFVKNVVIEGGNVSFTINLTTPACPVKEELKAQADEAVRGLEGVSEVEIEMTATVRARPGEAQDLLPEVANVIAIASGKGGVGKSTVTVNLAVALAQKGARVGILDADVYGPSVPLLLGAQNEKPFTEGQKIVPVFRFGVHTMSIGYLLDDDQAVLWRGPMVAGTVRQLLADVNWGTLDYLLVDLPPGTGDAPMSLAQLVPLTGVVIVSTPHNVAANIAGKAVQLFKRLNSPILGVVENMGVLIDPITGAETRMFSGLSGEDLAAQLKVPYLGSVPFDPQVSQAGDQGIPAVVAYPQSAQADALKQIAGRLAQQASIKAMTGTEAL, encoded by the coding sequence CGTGATGGATCCCGACCTGCACCGCGACATCGTGACGCTCGGGTTTGTCAAAAACGTCGTGATTGAGGGAGGCAATGTTTCGTTCACCATCAACCTCACGACTCCGGCTTGCCCGGTTAAAGAGGAACTCAAGGCACAGGCTGACGAAGCCGTCCGGGGTCTGGAGGGAGTCTCAGAGGTTGAAATCGAAATGACCGCCACGGTCCGAGCGAGGCCAGGCGAAGCTCAAGATCTGCTTCCGGAAGTTGCTAATGTGATCGCGATTGCCTCTGGCAAGGGCGGAGTTGGCAAGAGCACTGTTACCGTAAACCTTGCCGTGGCGTTGGCGCAAAAGGGTGCTCGCGTGGGAATTCTCGATGCCGACGTCTATGGACCTTCGGTTCCTTTGCTTCTTGGCGCGCAAAACGAGAAGCCGTTTACTGAAGGGCAGAAAATCGTTCCGGTCTTCCGATTTGGAGTCCACACGATGTCGATCGGATACCTTCTGGATGATGACCAAGCTGTGCTGTGGCGTGGGCCGATGGTTGCCGGAACCGTGCGGCAGTTGCTTGCCGATGTCAACTGGGGAACTCTTGACTACTTGCTGGTTGACCTTCCCCCTGGAACGGGTGATGCACCGATGTCTCTGGCGCAGCTTGTTCCACTTACCGGCGTAGTGATTGTTTCGACTCCACACAACGTTGCGGCAAATATCGCAGGGAAGGCGGTCCAACTTTTCAAGCGGCTCAATTCGCCAATTTTGGGTGTCGTTGAGAATATGGGAGTTCTGATCGACCCCATCACCGGTGCAGAGACTAGAATGTTCTCGGGCCTTTCTGGTGAAGACCTCGCCGCCCAGCTCAAGGTTCCTTACCTGGGCTCCGTCCCCTTCGACCCTCAAGTATCGCAAGCTGGAGATCAGGGGATTCCTGCCGTCGTTGCCTACCCGCAGTCAGCCCAAGCCGACGCGTTGAAGCAAATCGCGGGAAGACTTGCTCAGCAAGCTTCGATCAAAGCGATGACTGGGACCGAGGCGCTATAG